One genomic segment of Thermodesulfobacterium sp. TA1 includes these proteins:
- the rimO gene encoding 30S ribosomal protein S12 methylthiotransferase RimO, whose amino-acid sequence MFKLYPVSLGCAKNKADFEKLLALLIKKGAEIVLSPEEADLFWVNTCAFIKPAIEESLEHIFDLGEVKRQGQKLIVSGCLIGRYGVEILKNLLPEVDEFYGIEPYRIFTQEEPYERVLTESPFYAFLKISEGCHRNCSYCTIPKIRGRLKSKPLDLLLKEADFLLKLGVKELILVAQDITSYGLDLKQKRGLVNLVKSLSQLPFEFRIRLLYLYPVPNLKDLIEELLSIPKVVPYFDIPIQHAHPEVLKNMKRPDNLEVLAETITYLRKLSPEIAFRTTVIVGFPGEGEKEFEFLCDYLKKVEFDYLGVFPFYPEEGTLAETLPSKVPYKERLRRRREVLKLQKEISKKRLSLRKGKEEEVLVLGEDENGRLWGIAKAQAPEVDGITYILFPKNNVFNLTPGELIKGKIKRTTTYDLYVEPITK is encoded by the coding sequence ATGTTCAAACTCTATCCTGTAAGCCTTGGTTGCGCCAAAAATAAGGCAGATTTTGAGAAGTTGTTGGCCCTGTTGATAAAAAAGGGGGCAGAAATAGTCCTTTCTCCAGAAGAGGCCGACCTTTTTTGGGTTAACACTTGTGCTTTTATTAAGCCAGCGATAGAAGAATCTTTAGAACATATCTTTGATTTAGGTGAGGTAAAAAGGCAAGGCCAAAAGCTGATAGTGTCTGGATGTTTAATCGGAAGATATGGAGTAGAAATATTAAAAAACCTTCTGCCTGAAGTAGACGAGTTTTATGGAATAGAACCTTATCGAATTTTTACCCAAGAGGAGCCCTATGAAAGAGTATTAACCGAAAGTCCTTTTTATGCCTTTCTTAAAATTTCTGAAGGTTGCCATAGAAACTGTTCTTACTGTACTATACCTAAAATAAGAGGTCGTTTAAAGAGCAAACCTTTGGATTTACTTTTAAAAGAGGCAGATTTTTTGCTTAAACTTGGAGTAAAAGAGCTTATTTTAGTAGCCCAAGACATTACTTCTTATGGTTTAGACCTTAAACAAAAAAGAGGTCTGGTAAATTTGGTTAAAAGTTTAAGCCAGCTTCCTTTTGAGTTTAGAATAAGACTTCTTTATCTTTATCCAGTTCCTAACTTAAAAGACTTGATAGAAGAGCTGTTGTCTATACCCAAAGTAGTTCCTTACTTTGATATCCCTATCCAGCACGCCCATCCCGAAGTTTTAAAAAATATGAAAAGGCCTGATAACCTGGAGGTTTTAGCTGAGACGATTACTTATTTAAGGAAATTATCCCCTGAAATTGCCTTTAGGACTACGGTTATCGTAGGTTTCCCAGGGGAAGGGGAAAAAGAATTTGAATTCCTTTGTGATTATTTAAAAAAGGTTGAGTTTGACTATTTAGGGGTTTTTCCTTTTTATCCTGAAGAAGGGACTTTGGCAGAAACCCTTCCAAGTAAAGTGCCTTATAAAGAAAGACTAAGACGAAGAAGAGAGGTTTTGAAACTGCAAAAAGAAATTTCTAAAAAAAGATTAAGTTTAAGGAAGGGAAAAGAAGAAGAGGTTTTGGTATTAGGGGAGGATGAAAACGGTAGGCTTTGGGGAATAGCCAAGGCTCAAGCCCCAGAGGTTGACGGTATCACCTATATACTTTTCCCTAAAAATAACGTTTTTAATTTAACTCCAGGAGAATTGATAAAAGGAAAGATAAAGAGAACTACTACTTATGACCTTTATGTAGAGCCTATTACAAAATAA
- the panD gene encoding aspartate 1-decarboxylase: MLIKLLKSKIHLATITDKNLFYEGSISVDKELIKKANLRPFEAVWVYNLNNGIRFETYLIEGNKGEVVLNGAAARLGEVGDKIIIVSYAWVSQEELNNFYTTLVYVDETNQILDIKKVFSS, encoded by the coding sequence ATGTTGATAAAACTTTTAAAAAGTAAAATACACTTGGCTACCATAACCGATAAAAATCTTTTTTACGAAGGGTCTATTTCTGTAGATAAGGAATTAATTAAAAAAGCTAATCTTAGACCATTTGAAGCTGTCTGGGTCTACAACCTAAACAATGGAATCAGGTTTGAAACCTATCTTATAGAAGGGAACAAGGGAGAAGTGGTCTTAAACGGAGCGGCTGCCAGGTTAGGAGAAGTAGGAGATAAGATAATTATAGTTTCTTATGCTTGGGTTTCACAAGAAGAATTAAACAATTTTTATACTACTTTGGTCTACGTAGACGAAACAAATCAAATATTAGACATAAAAAAAGTCTTTTCGTCTTAA
- the flgM gene encoding flagellar biosynthesis anti-sigma factor FlgM — MKINDILGVNVENLKNLKEAKKKEEAFASEVRRKGEGKPQEVSPAVVELSSKKVVENAVKKAASLPEIREEKVSQIKAQIEAGTYNVSNREIARAMVGSLLNEIA, encoded by the coding sequence ATGAAGATCAACGATATCTTAGGAGTAAATGTTGAAAACCTTAAAAACTTAAAAGAGGCTAAGAAAAAAGAAGAAGCGTTTGCCTCAGAAGTTAGGAGAAAAGGTGAGGGTAAACCTCAGGAGGTATCTCCTGCAGTGGTTGAACTTTCTTCTAAAAAGGTGGTTGAAAATGCAGTGAAAAAGGCTGCTTCTCTCCCTGAAATAAGAGAAGAGAAGGTTTCTCAAATTAAAGCTCAAATTGAAGCTGGCACCTATAATGTTTCTAATAGAGAGATTGCCAGGGCTATGGTAGGTAGTCTTCTTAACGAGATTGCTTAA
- the panC gene encoding pantoate--beta-alanine ligase, which yields MAEVIRAIPEMKNKSKELKKAGYKIGFVPTMGYLHEGHLFLVRKAKELADKVVVSIFVNPLQFGPREDFKEYPRDFERDLGLLKKEGVDIVFAPLEEEMYPPDYQTYVEVVRLTDKLCGAFRPGHFKGVTTVVLKLFNIVQPDIAVFGEKDYQQLLVIRQMVKDLNLDIEVIGHPVVREPDGLAMSSRNIYLSPKERDSALSLNRALQLAEKLVKEGERNPEKIKRSLSEFLKMYPYIIVQYIEVVDPETLEPVEIIEKPVLCAIAAYVGKARLIDNKIIEP from the coding sequence ATGGCTGAGGTAATAAGGGCTATCCCTGAGATGAAGAATAAAAGTAAAGAGTTAAAAAAAGCAGGTTATAAAATAGGTTTTGTGCCGACCATGGGTTATCTTCATGAAGGGCATCTCTTTTTAGTAAGAAAAGCTAAGGAATTAGCTGATAAAGTAGTGGTAAGTATTTTTGTCAATCCTCTTCAGTTTGGTCCAAGAGAGGACTTTAAGGAATATCCAAGGGATTTTGAACGAGATTTAGGTTTGTTAAAAAAAGAAGGGGTAGATATAGTGTTTGCTCCTTTAGAAGAAGAAATGTATCCTCCAGATTATCAAACTTATGTAGAGGTGGTAAGACTTACCGATAAACTTTGTGGGGCTTTTAGACCAGGTCATTTCAAGGGAGTAACTACGGTAGTATTAAAGCTGTTTAACATAGTTCAGCCTGACATAGCCGTTTTTGGAGAAAAGGATTATCAACAGCTTTTAGTAATTAGACAGATGGTAAAAGACCTAAACCTTGATATAGAAGTTATTGGACATCCTGTCGTGAGAGAGCCAGATGGGCTTGCGATGAGTTCAAGAAACATATATCTTTCTCCTAAGGAAAGAGATTCTGCCTTAAGTTTAAACAGGGCTCTTCAACTGGCTGAAAAACTTGTCAAAGAAGGAGAAAGAAACCCCGAAAAAATAAAAAGAAGCCTTTCTGAGTTTTTAAAGATGTATCCTTATATAATCGTTCAGTATATAGAGGTTGTCGACCCAGAAACTTTAGAGCCAGTAGAGATTATAGAAAAACCTGTACTTTGTGCTATTGCAGCCTATGTAGGTAAGGCAAGACTTATAGACAACAAAATTATAGAACCTTAA
- a CDS encoding IS110 family transposase yields the protein MTHYIGVDISKDNFHFCILNHEAKTLSSGKLSMSLQGFSDFFNLLKTLSDPIVVMESSGRFHIPLYCFLVEKDIQTFILNPKIVHRFFEFISANNPSKYDTKDAKILALFALNNPEFLKSYPENSELRSASRLIQKLKHELAEAKTQIKYALTVLFPEAEKHFNIYSHSFLNILLKFPSAKTLKKAKPNEISEIIKSSVPKGKTPSFSPDEVINLAKNSIGVDNPYLSQTLIIYIEKLFFLEPRIKKLEEMLVEKMDEDQQEQIKLISSIKGISSKLASLFLAEIRDVKRFSNAKKLIKFAGTDPVTKQSGKYKAKMSISKQGSSFLRNVLFQMAVGVVKWNFYFRSYFIRKKKNFGSYKKAMIAVVNKLIRVIYAICRKKTFFNPAFSKFPVLEVSHV from the coding sequence ATGACCCATTACATCGGTGTTGACATTTCTAAAGATAACTTCCACTTCTGCATCCTTAACCATGAAGCTAAAACCCTCTCCTCCGGCAAACTCTCTATGTCTCTTCAAGGCTTCTCTGATTTCTTTAACCTTCTCAAAACCCTCTCTGACCCTATCGTTGTTATGGAATCCTCTGGTAGGTTCCACATCCCCCTTTACTGCTTCCTCGTTGAAAAAGATATCCAAACCTTCATCCTTAACCCTAAAATCGTCCACAGATTCTTTGAATTTATCTCCGCTAACAACCCCTCTAAATACGACACAAAAGATGCCAAAATCCTTGCACTCTTCGCTCTTAATAACCCTGAATTCCTTAAATCCTATCCTGAAAACTCTGAACTCCGTAGTGCTTCTCGTCTTATCCAAAAACTTAAACATGAACTTGCTGAAGCTAAAACTCAAATCAAATACGCCCTCACTGTTCTTTTCCCAGAAGCTGAAAAGCACTTTAATATTTACTCCCACTCCTTCCTTAACATACTCCTTAAATTCCCCTCTGCTAAAACCCTTAAAAAAGCTAAACCAAATGAAATTTCCGAAATTATTAAATCCTCTGTTCCTAAAGGTAAAACCCCTTCCTTTTCTCCCGATGAAGTCATAAACCTTGCTAAAAACTCTATCGGGGTTGACAATCCTTATCTCTCTCAAACTCTTATCATCTACATCGAAAAACTCTTTTTCCTTGAGCCAAGAATAAAAAAGCTTGAAGAGATGCTTGTAGAGAAAATGGATGAAGACCAGCAAGAACAAATTAAGCTCATTTCCTCTATAAAAGGTATTTCCTCTAAACTTGCAAGTCTCTTTTTGGCTGAAATCAGAGACGTAAAAAGATTTTCTAATGCCAAAAAGCTCATAAAGTTTGCGGGCACAGACCCAGTAACAAAACAATCTGGTAAGTATAAAGCTAAGATGAGCATATCTAAGCAAGGGTCGAGCTTTCTCAGAAATGTTCTTTTCCAGATGGCGGTAGGTGTAGTAAAATGGAATTTTTACTTCAGATCCTATTTTATACGTAAGAAGAAAAACTTTGGCAGTTATAAGAAAGCTATGATAGCAGTTGTAAACAAACTTATAAGAGTTATCTATGCAATTTGTAGAAAAAAAACTTTCTTTAATCCTGCTTTTTCTAAGTTCCCTGTTCTGGAGGTCTCTCATGTTTAA
- a CDS encoding acylphosphatase has translation MKRVHVYISGKVQGVYFRAYTEEEAVRLGVRGWVRNLPDGRVEAVFEGEDEAVDQMVAWCHKGSPYAKVAHVEVIEEPYKGEFKDFRIIR, from the coding sequence ATGAAAAGGGTGCATGTTTATATTTCAGGTAAGGTGCAAGGGGTTTATTTTAGGGCTTATACAGAAGAAGAAGCAGTAAGGCTTGGGGTAAGAGGTTGGGTAAGGAACCTTCCTGACGGAAGGGTTGAGGCGGTATTTGAAGGGGAAGACGAGGCGGTTGACCAGATGGTAGCTTGGTGTCATAAAGGTTCTCCTTATGCTAAGGTAGCCCATGTAGAGGTAATAGAGGAGCCTTATAAGGGAGAGTTTAAAGACTTTAGGATAATACGCTAA
- the rfaE2 gene encoding D-glycero-beta-D-manno-heptose 1-phosphate adenylyltransferase: MVFTNGCFDILHAGHVDYLEKARSLGDFLVVGLNSDLSIKKIKGPERPINPQTFRAKVLSGLECVDYIVVFDEETPERLIKELKPDFLVKGADWEENKIVGADFVKSYGGKVVRIKFSYQVSTTNLINQIKQSR, from the coding sequence ATGGTTTTTACTAATGGCTGTTTTGACATACTTCATGCTGGTCATGTAGACTACTTAGAGAAAGCCCGGTCTTTAGGAGATTTTTTAGTAGTAGGGCTTAACAGCGATCTCTCAATAAAAAAGATCAAAGGACCAGAAAGACCGATTAACCCTCAAACCTTTAGAGCTAAAGTACTCTCTGGTCTTGAATGTGTAGACTATATAGTAGTTTTTGATGAAGAAACCCCGGAGAGGCTTATAAAAGAATTAAAACCAGATTTTTTAGTAAAAGGAGCAGACTGGGAAGAAAATAAAATAGTAGGAGCAGACTTTGTAAAAAGTTATGGTGGAAAAGTAGTACGGATTAAGTTTTCTTACCAAGTTTCCACTACCAATTTGATAAACCAGATTAAGCAATCTCGTTAA
- a CDS encoding murein L,D-transpeptidase family protein, whose protein sequence is MRLRLKKFFWLSMVFLFLSFGETGYSYTLTLLIDKAERTLKLLEGNKTQKVYSIGIGLHSLLPKEKRGDFLTPEGIYKIVEIRPSKVYNYFIEINYPNLNDLAWAYYKGFISKEQLESYLKKILADERVEHTPLGSKIGIHGGGSYKKEKGQKNYFWTQGCIALEDKDLKDLLKRISEGQKVIIINSQKSLYEILKKLVYPIRIKPLDFFEGELYLKLNEQVFLSFRLQETYRGTRFLEVKRWEQGELKQVLISDALGIVKQEESLKRLLLENLINLLNPYKNLEY, encoded by the coding sequence GTGAGGTTAAGGTTAAAAAAGTTTTTTTGGCTAAGTATGGTTTTTCTTTTTTTGAGTTTTGGGGAAACAGGCTATAGTTATACTCTAACTCTTTTGATAGATAAAGCAGAAAGAACGTTAAAGCTTTTGGAAGGTAATAAAACGCAAAAGGTTTATTCTATAGGGATTGGTTTACACAGTTTACTTCCTAAGGAGAAAAGAGGGGATTTTTTAACCCCAGAAGGAATCTATAAGATAGTTGAGATAAGACCTTCTAAGGTTTATAATTATTTTATAGAAATAAACTATCCTAATTTAAACGACCTTGCTTGGGCTTATTATAAAGGTTTTATTTCTAAAGAACAGTTAGAAAGTTATCTAAAAAAAATTTTAGCTGATGAGAGGGTAGAGCATACACCTTTAGGAAGCAAAATAGGGATACATGGAGGGGGTAGTTATAAAAAGGAAAAAGGGCAGAAAAACTATTTCTGGACCCAAGGATGTATAGCTTTAGAGGATAAGGATTTAAAAGACCTTTTAAAAAGGATTTCTGAGGGCCAAAAGGTAATTATCATAAATTCTCAAAAATCTCTTTATGAAATTTTAAAAAAACTGGTTTATCCTATTAGAATAAAACCTTTGGATTTTTTTGAAGGTGAGTTATATTTAAAACTAAACGAACAAGTGTTTTTAAGTTTTAGGCTTCAAGAAACCTACAGAGGTACTCGTTTTTTAGAGGTAAAAAGATGGGAGCAAGGAGAGCTTAAACAAGTTTTGATAAGCGATGCATTAGGAATTGTTAAACAAGAAGAGAGTTTAAAAAGACTTCTTTTAGAAAACTTAATAAATTTATTAAACCCTTATAAAAATTTGGAGTATTAA
- a CDS encoding M20/M25/M40 family metallo-hydrolase has protein sequence MIDVDRLVLEFSTLLSIESPSKKEGKLAHYLADIFEALGYRCFFDKSAENTGSEVGNLIVKIPGAIPASPVFFCAHLDTVGPCENPKIIFENGVFKTDGRTILGADDKSGIAVLVELAKVLKENSIPHPPLEFIFTTCEEIGLLGAKFLDLELIDAKEGYVLDSENPEVITIGAPSSYKFKIKVKGKAAHAGLEPEKGVNAIYVLSQVLSKLTPGRIDQESTMNIGIVSGGKYVNIVPETAEAEGEIRSHNPKTLEKMIQQIENLCLEVESSYQPKVGDLPKLSVSFEKLYQAFFISLEDSILEPIKQAGKRLRLNLSFMRKEGGSDANIFNERGKKAVILGTGMQKVHTTEEFILVKDLVKAAQLVLEIVKAKGEAFR, from the coding sequence ATGATAGATGTAGACCGGCTGGTTTTAGAGTTTAGCACCCTTCTTTCAATAGAAAGCCCTTCTAAAAAAGAAGGGAAGCTTGCTCATTACTTGGCTGACATCTTTGAAGCCTTAGGTTATCGCTGTTTTTTTGATAAGTCTGCTGAAAATACCGGCTCAGAGGTAGGTAATCTTATCGTTAAAATTCCCGGAGCTATTCCTGCTTCTCCTGTTTTCTTTTGTGCCCATCTTGATACGGTTGGTCCTTGCGAAAACCCTAAAATTATCTTTGAAAACGGAGTTTTTAAAACCGACGGAAGGACTATTTTAGGGGCAGATGACAAATCAGGTATAGCTGTGCTGGTTGAGTTAGCCAAGGTTCTTAAAGAGAATTCTATCCCTCATCCTCCTTTAGAGTTTATCTTTACTACCTGCGAAGAGATAGGACTTTTAGGGGCTAAGTTTCTTGATTTAGAGTTGATAGACGCTAAAGAAGGTTATGTTTTAGACAGTGAAAATCCAGAGGTGATTACCATCGGTGCTCCTTCTTCCTATAAGTTTAAAATCAAGGTTAAAGGAAAGGCTGCCCATGCAGGACTTGAACCAGAAAAAGGGGTTAATGCTATCTATGTTCTATCTCAGGTGTTATCTAAGCTAACCCCAGGAAGGATAGACCAAGAAAGCACGATGAACATAGGTATAGTCTCAGGAGGGAAATACGTAAACATCGTACCAGAAACCGCAGAGGCAGAAGGAGAGATAAGAAGTCATAACCCTAAAACTTTAGAAAAGATGATACAACAGATAGAAAACCTTTGCTTAGAGGTGGAAAGTTCTTATCAACCGAAAGTAGGAGATCTCCCCAAGCTTTCCGTAAGTTTTGAAAAGTTATATCAAGCTTTTTTTATTTCTTTAGAAGACTCAATTTTAGAACCGATAAAACAGGCAGGAAAAAGACTTAGATTAAACCTTTCTTTTATGAGAAAAGAAGGTGGTTCTGACGCCAACATATTTAATGAAAGAGGTAAAAAGGCTGTAATTTTGGGCACAGGGATGCAAAAAGTCCATACTACCGAAGAATTTATTTTGGTAAAAGACCTGGTAAAGGCTGCGCAACTTGTGCTTGAGATTGTAAAGGCAAAGGGTGAGGCTTTTAGATAA
- a CDS encoding SIMPL domain-containing protein (The SIMPL domain is named for its presence in mouse protein SIMPL (signalling molecule that associates with mouse pelle-like kinase). Bacterial member BP26, from Brucella, was shown to assemble into a channel-like structure, while YggE from E. coli has been associated with resistance to oxidative stress.): MKKIVFISIWVGLLSMINVGKALSETNIDPKKVTRVSIVLEHKREIQPDILSLRINVKIKANKETDAINILGDADKRIRKLGLNYKGGDYRIEQNCWWAKKGQVCEGVNGYITYNFELRDYKEQNVLYETLNKIKETYPSLTFEVSEPVWIASQELTDKVQKEIKLELVEKAQDFGEALTEKLGKVCRVTSISFTVGRYLPITYRFTMLKSAEPSSIEAPEPMKDEKTVEVSANVDYLCE; the protein is encoded by the coding sequence ATGAAAAAGATAGTCTTTATTAGCATCTGGGTTGGTTTATTATCTATGATTAATGTAGGGAAAGCTTTAAGCGAAACAAACATTGACCCTAAAAAAGTTACCAGAGTTAGTATAGTTCTTGAGCATAAAAGAGAGATTCAGCCTGATATTTTAAGCCTTCGGATTAATGTAAAAATTAAGGCTAATAAGGAGACCGATGCGATTAATATTCTTGGAGATGCGGATAAAAGGATCAGAAAACTGGGATTAAATTATAAAGGTGGTGATTACAGGATAGAACAAAATTGTTGGTGGGCAAAAAAAGGACAAGTATGTGAGGGGGTTAACGGTTATATCACCTATAATTTTGAGCTAAGAGATTATAAAGAGCAGAACGTGCTTTATGAAACTTTAAACAAAATAAAAGAAACCTATCCAAGCTTAACTTTTGAGGTTTCTGAACCGGTATGGATTGCTTCTCAAGAATTAACAGATAAAGTGCAGAAAGAAATCAAATTAGAGTTGGTAGAAAAGGCTCAAGACTTTGGGGAAGCCTTAACTGAGAAATTAGGCAAGGTTTGTCGCGTTACTTCTATTAGTTTTACTGTAGGGCGTTATCTTCCTATCACCTATCGATTTACGATGTTAAAAAGCGCTGAACCTTCTAGTATCGAAGCCCCTGAGCCTATGAAGGATGAAAAAACCGTAGAGGTCTCAGCAAACGTAGATTATTTGTGTGAATAG
- a CDS encoding ComF family protein, with amino-acid sequence MRLLDKVFDFIFPEFCEICNQHLENQAILVCRSCLAKLPFLRLVCQRCGSLVSESLLEKGIEKLEYCSYCLEKNFYFDRVYALFQYKEPVSEWLVRIKFAKDFRLAYGLGKLLRSFFEFLLEGTDLVVPVPLSNERLKERGFNQSALLVWGFTKKKPLSGLLSRVKPTKPQTELSGRERWENVKGAFLAKDSVKEKRVLLVDDVMTTGATVNEAAKALKLKGAKEVYVLVVARNQLI; translated from the coding sequence GTGAGGCTTTTAGATAAGGTTTTTGATTTTATTTTTCCTGAGTTTTGTGAAATCTGCAATCAACATCTTGAAAATCAAGCGATACTGGTTTGTCGGTCATGTTTAGCCAAACTTCCTTTTTTAAGACTTGTTTGCCAACGGTGCGGAAGTTTAGTTTCTGAAAGTTTACTTGAAAAGGGTATAGAAAAATTAGAATATTGTTCCTATTGTTTAGAGAAAAATTTCTATTTTGATAGGGTTTATGCCCTTTTTCAGTATAAAGAACCTGTTTCAGAGTGGCTGGTAAGGATAAAGTTTGCTAAAGACTTTAGGTTAGCCTATGGTTTAGGAAAGTTGTTAAGAAGTTTTTTTGAGTTTCTACTTGAAGGCACCGATTTGGTCGTTCCTGTGCCTCTTTCTAACGAGCGTTTAAAAGAAAGGGGGTTTAATCAAAGTGCGCTTTTAGTTTGGGGTTTTACCAAGAAAAAACCTTTATCAGGCCTGTTATCAAGGGTTAAGCCTACTAAACCTCAGACCGAACTTTCTGGTAGAGAGCGTTGGGAAAACGTAAAAGGGGCTTTTTTGGCTAAAGATTCAGTAAAAGAAAAGAGGGTGCTTCTTGTAGATGATGTGATGACCACCGGGGCTACGGTTAACGAAGCAGCCAAGGCTTTAAAACTTAAAGGGGCTAAAGAAGTATATGTATTGGTGGTGGCAAGAAATCAACTAATATAA